A region of Pseudarthrobacter sp. NIBRBAC000502770 DNA encodes the following proteins:
- a CDS encoding sulfate/molybdate ABC transporter ATP-binding protein, translating to MTLSFQAAVAGRGFDVDLAVRPGETLAVMGPNGAGKSTLLASIAGLLRPDSGRAELNGRTLFDLDGANRTWLPPHHRGTALLAQEPLLFPHLSAVDNVSFGPRSGGVPKRDAKQQAMRWLADVEAEHLAGRRPAQLSGGQAQRVAVARALAADPALLLLDEPLAALDIHSAPLLRRLFKRVLAGRQAIIVTHDVLDALVLADRVVILENGKVAEEGPTRTVLERPRSSFAAGLAGLNFIPGTLDGAGVHTSRGMRIAGHHQEQAFPEAGFPKAGGPGVAVFPPSAVSVFLDDAHGSPRNSFAVTITDLEPHGDQIRVRAGGLAADITPSASADLGLAPGMTVHFVVKAAAVSVYGT from the coding sequence GTGACGCTGTCCTTCCAGGCAGCCGTGGCCGGGCGGGGCTTCGACGTGGACCTCGCCGTCCGGCCGGGCGAAACGCTGGCCGTGATGGGACCCAACGGCGCCGGCAAATCCACCCTGCTGGCCAGCATCGCGGGCCTGCTGCGGCCGGACAGCGGCCGGGCGGAACTCAACGGCAGGACCCTTTTCGACCTCGACGGCGCCAACCGGACCTGGCTGCCTCCCCATCACCGCGGCACGGCCCTGCTTGCCCAGGAACCCCTGCTGTTCCCCCATCTCAGCGCGGTGGACAACGTATCCTTCGGGCCCCGCAGCGGCGGTGTCCCGAAGCGGGACGCGAAGCAGCAGGCCATGCGCTGGCTGGCTGATGTGGAAGCGGAACACCTCGCCGGACGCCGTCCCGCACAATTGTCCGGCGGCCAGGCCCAACGCGTGGCGGTGGCCCGCGCGCTCGCCGCCGATCCCGCACTCCTGCTGCTCGATGAACCGCTGGCCGCCCTGGACATCCACTCTGCTCCGCTGCTGCGCCGCCTCTTCAAGCGGGTCCTCGCGGGGCGGCAGGCCATCATCGTCACGCACGACGTCCTGGATGCGCTGGTGCTCGCGGACCGTGTGGTCATCCTGGAGAACGGGAAGGTTGCGGAGGAAGGGCCCACGCGGACGGTCCTGGAACGTCCCCGCAGCTCCTTTGCCGCCGGACTGGCTGGACTGAACTTCATCCCTGGCACGTTGGACGGCGCTGGGGTGCATACCTCCCGTGGCATGAGGATCGCGGGGCACCACCAGGAACAAGCCTTCCCCGAAGCCGGCTTCCCGAAAGCAGGCGGTCCGGGCGTTGCCGTCTTCCCGCCGTCGGCTGTGTCAGTGTTCCTCGACGACGCCCACGGAAGCCCGCGGAACTCGTTCGCGGTCACCATTACCGACCTCGAACCCCACGGTGACCAGATCCGGGTGAGGGCAGGCGGCCTGGCCGCCGACATCACGCCTTCCGCTTCCGCAGACCTGGGCCTTGCGCCGGGCATGACGGTGCACTTCGTGGTCAAGGCCGCCGCCGTCTCCGTGTACGGGACTTAG
- a CDS encoding ABC transporter permease, with amino-acid sequence MDRRAYSGIPAWVRVLAVLAAVVVVLPLLAMVLRVDWAQFIPLVTSGPSLTALGLSLRTSAASTVLCVVLGVPLALVLARDSFRLQGLLRSLVLLPLVLPPVVGGIALLYTFGRQGLLGQALEVLGLRIAFSTTAVVLAQTFVALPFLVVSLEGALRTSGSRYEAVAATLGARPGTVFRRVTLPLVLPGLASGAVLSFARSLGEFGATLTFAGSLQGVTRTLPLEIYLQRETDPAAAVALSLVLVAVAVAVVALAYRQPAKSRPWTAKRTTTPAPVRGEVP; translated from the coding sequence GTGGACAGGCGCGCGTACTCCGGCATCCCCGCCTGGGTCCGGGTGCTGGCCGTCCTGGCGGCCGTCGTCGTCGTCCTGCCCCTGCTGGCCATGGTGCTGCGCGTCGACTGGGCCCAGTTCATTCCGTTGGTGACGTCGGGCCCATCACTGACTGCGCTGGGGCTGAGCCTTCGAACGTCCGCGGCGAGCACCGTGCTGTGCGTCGTGCTGGGGGTTCCGCTGGCACTGGTCCTCGCCCGCGATTCCTTCCGGCTGCAGGGGCTCCTGCGCTCATTGGTGCTCCTGCCGCTGGTGCTTCCGCCGGTGGTGGGCGGAATCGCCCTGCTGTACACGTTCGGCCGCCAAGGGCTGCTGGGGCAGGCCCTGGAGGTGCTTGGGCTGCGCATCGCCTTCTCCACCACGGCGGTGGTCCTGGCGCAGACGTTCGTGGCGCTGCCCTTCCTGGTAGTCAGCCTGGAGGGGGCCCTGCGGACGTCGGGCTCCCGCTACGAAGCAGTGGCCGCCACGCTGGGAGCCCGGCCGGGAACGGTGTTCCGGCGGGTCACGCTGCCGCTGGTCCTGCCCGGCCTCGCGTCCGGCGCCGTCCTCTCCTTCGCGCGCAGCCTGGGCGAGTTCGGTGCCACGCTCACCTTCGCCGGCAGCCTCCAGGGGGTGACCCGGACCCTGCCCCTGGAGATCTACCTGCAACGGGAAACGGACCCCGCTGCCGCCGTCGCGCTGTCCCTGGTCCTGGTGGCAGTCGCCGTCGCCGTCGTGGCGCTCGCGTACCGGCAGCCGGCAAAGAGCCGCCCATGGACTGCCAAACGGACGACGACGCCCGCACCCGTTCGCGGGGAAGTCCCGTGA
- a CDS encoding SRPBCC family protein, translating into MAHAENSITINRPAREVYDFLADGLNNIAWREGVKSISLKEGRAGEPGAIYSQTLTGPKGRPLQGDYKITTAEPGRLLGFEVVAGPARPTGTYTLAGEAGSTTVHFALDAKLPLLMRVLDSMVTRTMESEVAQLSRLKQVLEGR; encoded by the coding sequence ATGGCCCACGCAGAAAACAGCATCACCATCAACCGGCCGGCACGCGAGGTCTACGACTTCCTGGCCGACGGCCTGAACAACATCGCCTGGCGTGAGGGCGTAAAATCCATTTCCCTCAAGGAAGGCAGGGCAGGTGAGCCCGGCGCAATCTACAGCCAAACGCTGACCGGACCCAAGGGCCGCCCGTTGCAGGGTGACTACAAAATCACCACCGCAGAGCCGGGCCGCCTGCTGGGCTTCGAGGTGGTTGCGGGGCCGGCCCGGCCCACAGGCACGTATACCTTGGCCGGGGAAGCCGGCAGCACCACCGTTCACTTTGCCCTGGACGCCAAGCTTCCGCTCCTGATGCGTGTCCTTGATTCGATGGTCACCAGGACCATGGAATCTGAGGTAGCCCAACTGTCCAGGCTCAAGCAGGTCCTCGAAGGCCGCTGA
- the modA gene encoding molybdate ABC transporter substrate-binding protein yields MKQPPARSGHPPLRKHVLSLGVLPVVALLLAVLPGCAAGGSVTGAGAGTTANDKPSGEITVFAAASLKQAFTELAGTFEAEHPGTSVALSFAGSSDLASQISQGAPADVFASADTANMKKVQDAGLADGTPENFATNTLAIAVPPGNPAGVTSLKDLARPGIKLVTCARQVPCGAAAARVAQAAGLTLSPVSEENAVTDVLGKVTSGEADAGLVYGTDIKAAGFRAAGIQFPEAGSAVNTYPITGLAGGRNKAAAHAFIDLVAGPEGQKVLAAAGFGPGGQ; encoded by the coding sequence ATGAAACAGCCACCTGCCCGGTCCGGGCACCCGCCACTCCGGAAACACGTGCTTTCCCTCGGTGTCCTGCCGGTGGTCGCGCTGCTGCTGGCCGTCCTCCCGGGCTGCGCCGCAGGGGGCTCCGTAACCGGTGCCGGTGCGGGCACCACCGCAAATGACAAGCCCAGCGGCGAAATCACCGTCTTCGCGGCGGCCTCCCTCAAGCAGGCTTTTACCGAGCTCGCCGGCACCTTCGAAGCGGAACATCCCGGCACATCGGTCGCGCTGAGTTTCGCCGGTTCCTCGGACCTCGCAAGCCAGATCAGCCAGGGTGCGCCCGCGGACGTCTTCGCGTCCGCGGATACTGCCAATATGAAGAAGGTGCAGGACGCGGGCCTGGCTGATGGCACGCCGGAAAACTTCGCCACCAACACCCTGGCAATCGCGGTGCCGCCGGGCAATCCTGCCGGTGTCACATCGCTGAAGGACCTGGCCCGGCCGGGCATCAAGCTGGTGACCTGCGCCAGGCAGGTTCCCTGTGGGGCCGCCGCGGCCAGGGTGGCCCAGGCGGCGGGGCTCACGCTGAGCCCGGTCAGCGAGGAAAACGCAGTCACCGACGTCCTGGGCAAGGTCACCTCCGGCGAGGCGGACGCCGGACTGGTCTACGGCACCGACATCAAGGCGGCGGGGTTCAGGGCGGCAGGCATCCAGTTCCCGGAGGCGGGGAGTGCCGTGAACACCTACCCGATTACGGGCCTCGCCGGCGGCAGGAACAAGGCCGCCGCCCACGCATTCATCGACTTGGTGGCAGGCCCGGAGGGCCAAAAAGTCCTGGCCGCCGCGGGTTTCGGGCCCGGCGGACAGTAG
- a CDS encoding molybdopterin-binding protein, giving the protein MALIRISEAARFLGVSDDTVRRWTEQGTLTALRDASGRRAVDGLELATHAQKLAQLPEDPKGGSSSARNRFVGLVTNVITDKVVAQVELQCGPFRVVSLMSSEAVRELGLEPGAVATAVVKATTVIIESSKGRATA; this is encoded by the coding sequence ATGGCACTCATCCGCATTTCGGAGGCTGCACGGTTCCTGGGCGTGAGCGACGATACTGTCCGCCGGTGGACAGAGCAGGGGACCCTGACCGCGCTCCGGGACGCTTCCGGCCGCCGGGCGGTGGACGGGCTGGAACTGGCAACGCATGCACAGAAGCTCGCCCAGCTCCCGGAGGACCCCAAAGGCGGCAGCAGTTCGGCACGGAACCGGTTCGTCGGGCTGGTCACCAATGTCATTACGGACAAAGTCGTGGCGCAGGTGGAACTGCAGTGCGGTCCTTTCCGGGTGGTCTCCCTGATGAGCAGCGAAGCCGTGCGTGAACTGGGGCTGGAACCGGGGGCCGTTGCCACCGCCGTGGTCAAGGCGACCACTGTCATCATCGAATCCTCGAAGGGCCGGGCCACTGCATGA
- a CDS encoding DUF4031 domain-containing protein: MAIYIDPPLWPAHGTHFSHLVSDVSLDELHSFAAAAGIPERAFDGDHYDVPERRFNDLVAAGAAPVEGRVLVRRLIASGLRIPARRRNKSLKVPLLNRWEVIMPGHDALFLDLLDRWSEPHRHYHGCTHLLSVLEAIDLLTEPGEPPRAVLLAAWFHDAVYRGIAEQDEEESARLAEDRLADAGLPEEEVAEVARLVRLTSDHRPEPGDDGGALLCDADLSILGAEPDEYARYVAAVRKDYAHIGDADFAAGRSAVVRHLLELDPLFHHRRARALWLDAAHRNLEGELA; encoded by the coding sequence ATGGCCATCTACATCGACCCGCCGCTGTGGCCTGCCCACGGAACGCACTTCTCGCACTTGGTGTCGGACGTATCGCTGGACGAGCTTCATTCGTTCGCGGCCGCCGCCGGGATTCCTGAGCGGGCGTTCGACGGCGATCACTACGATGTGCCGGAACGCCGGTTCAATGACCTGGTGGCCGCCGGCGCGGCTCCGGTGGAGGGAAGGGTGCTGGTGCGCCGGCTCATCGCCAGCGGCCTGCGGATCCCGGCGCGCCGGCGGAACAAGTCGCTGAAGGTCCCGCTGCTGAACCGCTGGGAAGTCATCATGCCCGGGCACGACGCACTCTTCCTGGACCTGCTGGACCGGTGGAGCGAACCACACCGCCACTACCACGGCTGCACCCACCTGCTTTCCGTACTGGAGGCGATCGACCTGCTCACGGAACCTGGCGAGCCGCCGCGGGCAGTGCTGCTGGCGGCCTGGTTCCACGATGCCGTCTACCGCGGGATCGCTGAACAGGACGAGGAGGAGTCAGCTCGCCTGGCCGAAGACCGGCTGGCCGACGCCGGGCTTCCGGAGGAAGAAGTGGCGGAAGTTGCCCGGCTGGTCCGCCTGACGTCGGACCACCGGCCGGAGCCTGGTGACGACGGCGGGGCCCTCCTCTGCGACGCGGACCTTTCCATCCTGGGCGCCGAACCGGACGAGTACGCCCGCTACGTCGCTGCCGTGCGGAAGGATTACGCGCACATCGGCGACGCCGACTTCGCAGCCGGCAGGTCCGCCGTCGTCCGCCACCTGCTGGAACTGGACCCGCTGTTCCACCATCGGCGGGCCAGGGCCCTGTGGCTGGACGCCGCACACCGCAACCTGGAAGGCGAACTCGCATGA
- a CDS encoding 2-phosphosulfolactate phosphatase codes for MNAPGTSPRHTHSANAAHRQLPFAVRLEWGLEGARTVAPGADIAVVVDVLSFSTCVSVALDRGAEVFPYRWRDTTAEDFAAHHRAQLAGPRGGGGLSLSPASLRAADSLDRVVLPSPNGSELCHALAAEVPLVAAACLRNAAATAEWVAANLAADAVVAVVAAGERWPDGTIRPSVEDQIGAGAFIAGLVAASKGGYEAGDGRHGYAPEAVAAMAVFESAEPRLRELLQNCSSGRELSGAGYAEDVDIAAELDGSERAAILRDGSFRPL; via the coding sequence ATGAACGCACCCGGCACCAGTCCGCGGCACACGCACTCCGCCAATGCAGCCCACCGCCAACTCCCTTTCGCCGTCCGGCTGGAATGGGGGCTGGAGGGAGCCAGGACGGTGGCACCCGGGGCCGACATCGCGGTAGTGGTGGATGTCCTGTCCTTCAGTACCTGCGTCAGCGTGGCCCTGGACCGGGGCGCTGAAGTCTTTCCCTACCGCTGGCGGGACACCACGGCCGAGGACTTCGCCGCCCACCACCGCGCCCAGCTGGCCGGGCCCCGCGGCGGCGGAGGCCTGAGCCTCTCCCCCGCAAGCCTCCGCGCTGCGGATTCGCTGGACCGTGTGGTGCTGCCCTCGCCCAACGGTTCCGAACTTTGCCATGCGCTGGCCGCCGAAGTGCCACTCGTGGCCGCAGCCTGCCTGCGGAACGCGGCGGCCACGGCGGAATGGGTGGCCGCCAACCTTGCCGCCGATGCCGTGGTGGCCGTGGTCGCCGCCGGTGAGCGGTGGCCCGACGGCACAATCCGGCCCTCCGTGGAGGACCAGATCGGAGCCGGCGCCTTCATCGCGGGGCTGGTGGCCGCCAGCAAGGGCGGCTACGAAGCCGGTGACGGACGGCACGGCTATGCTCCGGAGGCCGTGGCGGCCATGGCTGTTTTCGAGTCCGCCGAACCACGGCTGCGCGAGCTGCTGCAGAATTGCTCCAGCGGCCGCGAACTGTCCGGGGCAGGCTACGCCGAGGACGTGGACATCGCCGCTGAGCTGGACGGAAGCGAGCGGGCGGCCATCCTCCGGGACGGATCGTTCCGGCCGCTGTAA
- a CDS encoding YccF domain-containing protein: protein MKTLLNIIWLVFGGFWLALGYFLAGVVCCLLIITIPWGIASFRIASYTLWPFGRMVVDKPGGTGVFSLLGNVIWLLVAGIWIAIGHVVTAFAMAVTIVGIPLAIANIKLIPVSLMPLGKQIVPTSTPFVSTYR, encoded by the coding sequence ATGAAGACACTTTTGAACATCATCTGGCTGGTTTTCGGCGGCTTCTGGCTGGCCCTGGGCTATTTCCTCGCGGGCGTGGTCTGCTGCCTGCTGATCATCACCATCCCTTGGGGCATCGCCTCATTCCGGATTGCCTCCTACACCCTGTGGCCGTTTGGCCGGATGGTGGTGGACAAGCCCGGCGGTACGGGTGTCTTTTCGCTGCTGGGCAACGTGATCTGGCTGCTCGTGGCAGGGATCTGGATTGCCATTGGCCACGTGGTCACCGCGTTCGCCATGGCCGTGACCATCGTCGGCATCCCGCTGGCCATCGCCAACATCAAACTCATCCCGGTGTCCCTGATGCCCCTGGGCAAGCAGATCGTGCCAACCAGCACGCCGTTCGTCAGCACGTACCGCTAA
- a CDS encoding phosphoribosylanthranilate isomerase, with protein sequence MFVKVCGLSTPESVREAVDAGADAVGFVLTASPRVVSPSQAASLLAGVPDSVSPIGVFRDEPVTDAIAIARAAGLEWIQLHGARSRTDVETVHDAGMKLVRAITMGASPDEFEDWGEDLLLIDAAVPGSGESWDYASVAGLPVLEGRNWVLAGGLEAANVGQAAAAAHAWGVDVSSGVEASRGVKDLAKIRAFVNAAKAAATA encoded by the coding sequence ATGTTCGTCAAAGTGTGTGGTCTCAGCACGCCCGAATCGGTCCGCGAAGCAGTGGACGCCGGCGCGGATGCGGTGGGGTTCGTCCTCACCGCCAGCCCCCGGGTTGTCTCACCGTCACAGGCCGCCTCCCTGCTGGCCGGAGTACCGGACAGCGTCTCCCCGATCGGGGTGTTCCGCGACGAGCCTGTCACAGACGCCATCGCCATCGCCCGCGCCGCCGGCCTGGAATGGATCCAGCTGCACGGCGCCCGGTCCCGCACGGACGTGGAGACAGTGCACGACGCCGGCATGAAGCTGGTCAGGGCCATCACCATGGGTGCCTCACCGGACGAGTTCGAGGACTGGGGTGAGGACCTCCTCCTGATCGATGCCGCCGTTCCGGGTTCCGGGGAGTCCTGGGATTACGCCTCCGTGGCGGGCCTGCCCGTGCTGGAGGGCCGGAACTGGGTGCTTGCCGGTGGCCTCGAGGCGGCCAACGTGGGCCAGGCAGCAGCCGCTGCCCACGCCTGGGGCGTTGACGTCTCCTCCGGCGTTGAAGCGTCCCGCGGCGTGAAGGACCTGGCTAAGATCCGCGCGTTCGTCAATGCTGCCAAGGCCGCTGCCACGGCTTAG